ATCGTGGAGTGCCCGCAGGTCCTCGTCGGGGGGATCGGCGGCAGCCAGTCCGATCGCGTCCGTTCCGTCGACGGCGTCGGTGCGAGTGTACTCTGCGGGCGGAACTGCAAGCACCGCGGTCAGTACGATCGCCGAAAAAATCACCACTCGAGCGGTCGCCCCGAGGGTTCGTCCGTCCGAACGATCGCCACGATGGCCATCTGACACGGTGGATCACCTCCAGGCGCGAAACGCCAGCAAGACGACGAGGACGACGAGCCCGCCCGCGAAGAAGGCGACTCCCGGCGGGAGGAATCCGAACACGGGCTCGACGGCCGTCACGCTGTCGCCGACCCGTGGAAGGGACTCGGGTGTGGTATCGTCGAGCACGGCGGTCGCGAACCACCATTGCACGAGGACGCTACCGACGAGCAGGGCGATCACGGCTCCAGCAAGATCCTCGATCGAATCGAGCAGGCTCGTCGAGTCTCCAACGCAGACGACCAGCGCGTCGTCGCTGGGGGCGTACACTTTCATTTCGCGTCCCTTGCTCGAGTAGCGGGTGTCGGCAACGTACACGAGATCCGCCTCCTGGAGGTTCGAGAGGTGGTGTTTTGCATTTTGAAGGGACGTGTCAGCCCGATCGGCCAGTTCGGAAGCGGTGGCCGGCTCCTCGTGAAGCGACGTGAACAGCTGCCGGGCCGTCTCCGAACTGAGCGAGCCGAGAAGCCGATCCGTGTCGGCGTCCTCGAGTTGGACGACCCGGAGTCCCCGCTCCTCGTCGAGCAGCTCCGGGTCGGAGTCCGTCGGCAACAGCCCGGACATATCTCACGCTATGCCCGGGAAAACAAAATAGTTCTGTTACATGTCGACATGGGTCAGGAAAGAAATCTGCCGTTTTGAAACGCATACGACAACAGAATATTCAACCACAAATGCATAGTAATCACAATTATACAAAACACTCACTCTTATACTTCTGGGAGCCATATTCGCGTTTATGAGTGATACGGACGGAGGAACCGACGACGAACTCGAAGAGATTCGGGAACGAAAACGCCGGAAGCTCCGCGAGAAGCTGGAAGACGGAACACCCGGTGAAAGTGCCTCGGGCGGTGCAAGCAGCGTCGAGTCGGTTGGAACGGACCACACGGAGAGTTCGGCTCCACCGGACGAGCCGATCGAACTGGAAACACCCGATCGGTTCGACGTCGTGGTCTCCAAGTACGACACCGTCCTCGTCGACTTCCACGCCGAATGGTGCGGTCCATGCAAGATGATGGAGCCTGCAGTGAAATCCGTCGCGCGCGAAACTGACGCGGCGGTGCTCAAGGTAGACATCGACAGACATCAGGGGCTTGCAAGCAAGTTCGGTGTTCGAAGCGTCCCGACCCTCGTGTTGTTCCGCGGCGGGGAACCCGCACAGCGCGTGATGGGTGCCCAGTCCGAGGCGGCGCTCAAACGACTGGTCTCCGGGTAAGAAACCGCTTTCCCCCGGGGTGGAACTGGTTTTGCGTCTGGAAAGACCGCAGTTATAATTTTCTGGACGGTGAGGGGTCAAGTATGATCACGAGCCGTCGGATGGCAGCCGTCGACGCGAACGCCGAGGCGCTTGGAGTTCCGCGAAAACAGTTGATGGAGTCGAGTGGGAACGCGATCGCTCGAGTCGTTCGGGGGCTCGTCGACCCGGGTGCATCGGTGGCGCTCGTGTGTGGTCGGGGCAATAACGGGGGAGACGCTTTGGTCGCTGCACGCTTTCTCCAGGAGTACGAAACGGCGGTCCACTTGCTCGGTCGTCCGGAAACGATCACTACCCAGATCGCCCGGGAGAACTGGGGGGCGCTTGTTGCGTCCGAACTCGAAGCGGCAGTAGTCCAGGATAGCAGGGCGTTCGAGCCGGGTGACCCGGATCTCGTGGTGGACGCGATCCTCGGGACCGGCGTCACAGGTGCCCTGCGAGAACCGGAACGGAGCGTGGTCGAACTCCTGGGCGATCTCGAAGCACCGGTACTCTCGGTGGACGTGCCGACGGGGATCGACCCGGACACCGGGGACAGGCTCGGCGGGACGGACGGCGTCGCAATCGACGCCGACCACGTCGTCACGTTCCACGATCGGAAACCGGGACTGGGGTCCCTCGACGCCGAGGTGACGGTCGCCGACATCGGGATTCCCCGGGCGGCCGAACTGTTCACCGGTCCGGGAGATCTGCTGCAGCTCGACCGCCGACCGGACTCGCATAAAGGCGAGAACGGCGAAGTTCTCGTCGTGGGCGGCGGTCCCTACACTGGCGCGCCGACCCTTGCGGCCGCGGCTGCGCTCCGGGCTGGCGCGGATCTGGTTCGCGTTGCCTGCCCCGAGGTCGTCGCCCGCGAGGTGCAGGCGTTCTCGCCGGATCTCATCGTTCGTCCGTTCCCGGGCGAAACGCTGGCGTCCCCCCACGTGGATCGGATCCTGGAACTCGCCGCCGCTCACGACGCTGTCGTGTTCGGGCCCGGGCTCGGGGACACCGAGGCGGCGCTCGATGCGGTTCGGGAGTTCCTCGAACAATTCGAGGGGAACGCAGTAATCGACGCCGACGCGCTCAGGGTCGTCCCTGCTGTCGATACTGACGCGACCCTGGTGTGTACTCCCCACCAGGGTGAGCTGCGCGCAATGGGTGGGCCGTCGGCGGAGGACTGGGAGTCCCGGGCAGATCTCGCCGCCGACTACGCGGCGGAACTCGACCACATATTGCTGGTAAAAGGCAAATACGACGTCGTTACCGACGGAGAATCTGTTCGGGTGAACCGAACCGGAAATCCGGGCATGACCGTCGGCGGTACAGGGGACGTCCTCGCTGGTGCCGTCGGGGCGTTGCTCGCGGTCCTTCCACCGTTCGAAGCAGCCGCGGTCGGTGCGTTTGCCAACGGCAGGGCGGGCGACATCGCTCACGACGACATGGGGAACGGCCTGGTCGCGACGGACTTAATCGATCGGCTCCCGGAGGCACTACGTACGGATGAGTGAGGATCTGACCCACACCGACGAGGAGGGGAACGTGCAGATGGTTGACGTCGGGGACAAGCCCGACACCGCGCGGCGGGCGGTCGCCCGCGGCGAGATCCAGCTGCAGCCGTCGACGATCCAGTCGGTCCGAGACGACGACATCGGCAAAGGAAACGTCCTCGCGACTGCACGCGTGGGTGCAGTGCAGGCTGTCAAACACACCTGGGAAACGATCCCGATGTGCCACCAGATCCCGATTACCAACGTCGAAACCGACTTCGATCTCCGGGAAGACCGGATCACCCTGGAGGTCGCCGTCGAAACCACCGGGAAGACGGGCTGCGAGATGGAGGCGCTCGAAGGCGTGACGTCCGGGCTGAACGTGATCTGGGACATGGTGAAGGCAGCCGAGAAAGACGAGGACGGACAGTATCCGGAGACGTCGATCGGCGAGGTTCGAGTGGTAACAAAGCGGAAACGATCCCTCCAGTAGCTGCTCGCATTCGGGCGCGTTCGTGTCGGCTACGGAGCCGACCCCTCTCGATGGAAGGCCCCCGAAAAACGGGACGCTAGCGCAACGACAGCACCGGTCGCTCGGCGTCCCGGATGATCCGCCTCGTCGTGCTCCCGAGCAGCCGGTCGGGAACTCCCTCGCGCCCTCGCGTCCCGACGGCGATCAGGCCTGCGTCGACGCCGTCTGCGTATTCGCACAGTTCAGACGCCGGCGCGCCTCGGAGAACCTGACCCGTGGCTGGGACGTTTACCTCCTGTGCGCTCGAGGTGATCTCTTCGATCACCGTTTCTCCACCCTCCCGGAGGAGACCCACGATACTCCGTGGCGCGTCCTCCAGGTCGTACACGGTCGAATCGATCACGTAAACCGCGTGCAACGTCGCACCGAATCGTTCGCCGATTGCCAGTGCGTGGTCGGCGGCACGCTCGGCCGCGTCGCTTCCATCGGT
The Halalkaliarchaeum desulfuricum DNA segment above includes these coding regions:
- the trxA gene encoding thioredoxin — its product is MSDTDGGTDDELEEIRERKRRKLREKLEDGTPGESASGGASSVESVGTDHTESSAPPDEPIELETPDRFDVVVSKYDTVLVDFHAEWCGPCKMMEPAVKSVARETDAAVLKVDIDRHQGLASKFGVRSVPTLVLFRGGEPAQRVMGAQSEAALKRLVSG
- the moaC gene encoding cyclic pyranopterin monophosphate synthase MoaC; this translates as MSEDLTHTDEEGNVQMVDVGDKPDTARRAVARGEIQLQPSTIQSVRDDDIGKGNVLATARVGAVQAVKHTWETIPMCHQIPITNVETDFDLREDRITLEVAVETTGKTGCEMEALEGVTSGLNVIWDMVKAAEKDEDGQYPETSIGEVRVVTKRKRSLQ
- a CDS encoding NAD(P)H-hydrate dehydratase, whose product is MITSRRMAAVDANAEALGVPRKQLMESSGNAIARVVRGLVDPGASVALVCGRGNNGGDALVAARFLQEYETAVHLLGRPETITTQIARENWGALVASELEAAVVQDSRAFEPGDPDLVVDAILGTGVTGALREPERSVVELLGDLEAPVLSVDVPTGIDPDTGDRLGGTDGVAIDADHVVTFHDRKPGLGSLDAEVTVADIGIPRAAELFTGPGDLLQLDRRPDSHKGENGEVLVVGGGPYTGAPTLAAAAALRAGADLVRVACPEVVAREVQAFSPDLIVRPFPGETLASPHVDRILELAAAHDAVVFGPGLGDTEAALDAVREFLEQFEGNAVIDADALRVVPAVDTDATLVCTPHQGELRAMGGPSAEDWESRADLAADYAAELDHILLVKGKYDVVTDGESVRVNRTGNPGMTVGGTGDVLAGAVGALLAVLPPFEAAAVGAFANGRAGDIAHDDMGNGLVATDLIDRLPEALRTDE
- a CDS encoding ArsR/SmtB family transcription factor, with the translated sequence MSGLLPTDSDPELLDEERGLRVVQLEDADTDRLLGSLSSETARQLFTSLHEEPATASELADRADTSLQNAKHHLSNLQEADLVYVADTRYSSKGREMKVYAPSDDALVVCVGDSTSLLDSIEDLAGAVIALLVGSVLVQWWFATAVLDDTTPESLPRVGDSVTAVEPVFGFLPPGVAFFAGGLVVLVVLLAFRAWR